The DNA segment TGAAAAAATTGGTTCTACTGTTATTTTACCGGGTAATTGATATAAATTATTTTTTTATAAATTTCCAAATTCAATGCTTAAATATTTTGCAATATATAAATTAGTGACTGAACGAAAACTCAATATTTTAGAGTCAAGCACTAATTATTTAAGCATTATTGATGTTCCGTTAAATTCGCGGCAGCACCTTTTTTGTTTATGACCATGCTCCGGCCCATGCTGATTTCTTTGTATGTATAGGATTTATACAAATAACCGGTATCTGTGATGAATTGAAAATTATTTGTTCATCCCAAGATGCAAAAACGAATGTCTTATCTTTATCAACTAATGTCATAATAAGATCCGCATTATTATCAACAGCATAATCAATAACTTGCTTTGCGAAATTTCCTGCTTCCGGTGAAGAAACTTTATCAACAAAATTAATTCCGTATTCAGTCATAAAATCCTTGATCTGTTTAGTTACATTTACAATTCTTTTTTTGTGATACTTTTCAGATTCAAATTTTGGGATCAAATGGACAGTTGCTCCAAATGTTTTTGCTATTGTAACGGCCCATGAAACTTTTTGCCTGTCTTTTGTTGATGAAGTAATAGGGAATACAATATTTTTATAACCCGCAATATTTGATTTTTTTTGAACTACTACAGTTGGTGTTTTTGTTGATGTTATTACTTTTAAAACATAACTTCCTGCAATTTTTTGAAAACCTAATTTACCGTGAGTGCCCAGAATAATCATTTTTGGTTTAATCTTTTTATTAATCTTTTTAATTTTTTCAAAAAGTTTACCTTGCGAAATACGAACATTAACCGGAACGCCATATTTTTCTGTGTACTCTTTGGCTGATTTTTTCATCATAACTTTAATGGAATTTTTATCAAGATTCTCTTCGTCAAGGTATTTATAAGTAGCTTTATTGATAACGTGCAGAAGTGTAACTTCATATTTCATGGCTTTAGCTAAAATAAGACCGTGTTCTGTGGCATTTTGACAAACTTCAGAAAAATCTGTGGGAATAAGGATGATTTTTTTTACTTCTTTTTCCATGGTATAGAGTTTTTATAATTGTTATTAGATTTTCTTTTAATATACTAAAAATTAGTTAATAAAGCAAATTTTTTTCAAGGATTATGATTATTTTTTGCATTAAATGTCTTGCTTTGGAATAAAAACAATTTTTTTTATTAGAAAAGTGAAAATAAACAATATTTCGGTATTCCAATATTTTGGTAAAATAACAGAAGAATCATATTAATTTATTGTATTGAAAAATAATTTATAATTTCGTATTGATTAATTTCAAATTTTATCAATGTTTATTAAAAAACTCATATTATTTCTTTTATTCGTTATTCAGGTCTTTTTATTAAAATCTCAATCGCCGTATTTAAAGAACCGGTCAATTAAAGACGGATTGCCGACTTGCGAAACCTATCATATATTTCAGGATTCTAAAGCTTATATATGGATTGCAACCGATTTTGGCGTGAGCAGGTACGATGGTTATATTTTTCAAGGGTTTGACTGTTCGCACGGATTGCCTGATAATACAGTACTTGAAATATATGAAGATTACAAAGGAAAAATTTGGTTTATACCTTTTTCATCTCAATTGTCTTATTTTTATAATGACAGCATTTATATTTTTAAGCATAACAGTAAACTCAGAGAACAAATAAAATATATTTATAAGCCTCCGCCTAAACAATCATTTTTCATAGACAGCTTGGATAATATTTATTATTCTCAGAATTTTTAT comes from the Bacteroidales bacterium genome and includes:
- a CDS encoding universal stress protein, whose product is MEKEVKKIILIPTDFSEVCQNATEHGLILAKAMKYEVTLLHVINKATYKYLDEENLDKNSIKVMMKKSAKEYTEKYGVPVNVRISQGKLFEKIKKINKKIKPKMIILGTHGKLGFQKIAGSYVLKVITSTKTPTVVVQKKSNIAGYKNIVFPITSSTKDRQKVSWAVTIAKTFGATVHLIPKFESEKYHKKRIVNVTKQIKDFMTEYGINFVDKVSSPEAGNFAKQVIDYAVDNNADLIMTLVDKDKTFVFASWDEQIIFNSSQIPVICINPIHTKKSAWAGAWS